The genomic stretch GGCTCGCGGCGGGCTCGGCCATCTCGGCGCGATAGCGCTTCGTGAACGCCGCCCAGTCCTTGTCCGTCTGCGCGTGTTGCCCGAGCTTCACCACCTCGGGACTGGGTGCCAGCTCCGGGTACCAGACGTCATACCAATCATCCGAGGCGAAGCGAGCCGCGGGGACTCCGCGCGGGGGGCGGCGCACGGTGCCGATGCGCAGGCCCTCTTGCGCGACGCGAGGAGTCCCCAGACGAACGATGCGGACGGTCATGGGGCCGCTTTTAGCACCGGCGCCTTGCGCTCCTCATGGAAGGACTTGTTGATGATGCGCCACTCCCCCTTCACCTGGAGCAGCGTCAAGTACGAGGTGTAGCGGCTCTCGGGCCCGTCCTCGACCACCGTGGCGACGGCCATGGTCCCCAGGACCTGCACCGCACGGATGTCGCGATGCCACGCGCCCGCATCCGGCCTGGGCTTGCCCGCGGGCGAGCGGTAGTGGTCCGCGAAGCGCTTGAAGTGCTCGTCGATGCTCATGACTTGCACGGCGCCGTCTCGCACGAACGTCAGCCGCGCGTCGGGCCAATAGGCTTGCTGGAGGGACTCGACCTTGCCGGTGGAGTGTCCTTGGAGGAGCGCCTCCAAGGGTTTGTGCACGGCTGCTTCGTCGCTTGGGTCCGCGCCCGCGTCGCGGGGCGCGAGTGTCACGCCCGAGAGCAGCAGGCTCATGCACAGCATCCAGGTCTTCATGGGGAGCTTCCTCGCAGGGGAGACGGGAGCTTCGTCTCGTCGGTCCGCGCGAAGGCTAGAGGGCGAGCGAAGCGCGAGCCCGGGCGAATCGGTCAATGAACCGAAGGCGTCGGTGAAGTGCGCTGACGCACCGATGAAGCGAGCGCCTCCGGAGACCCGTGCCGCGAGTCCCCGGAGGCGGTTGCGCCTCATCCGTGCGCCAGCGCACTACTGCGCGGCGGGCGCGGGAGACAGGCGGTCCGGGGTGGGCGTGGGCTCGGTGGTGGGCACCGCGTCGAGCCGACCGAAGACGCCGTGGGCTTCCTCTTGTGGACCCGCGGCGAAGAAGAGCGCGTTGCCAGGCTGGCCGTTGACGCCATTGCCGAACGCCATCCCCCACAGGCCATCGATGCGGACCGCGGTGCCATCGGGGCTTTCGAGTGAGCCCTCGGCGTGGCCGGTCGCCAGGTCATAGGCGTTGATGGTCCCATCGCCAAAGTTACCCACCAACAGTCGGTTGCTGAAGCTGCCGAAGTCGGCGGGCGCCAGCGCGATGCCCCAGGGCGCGTTGAGCTTCCCTTGCGAGATGAGCCGCCGCAGGAAGTGGCCGTTCGCATCGAACACGCTCACGAACCCCAGGCCCTTGCCCTTGACGTCGTCGTGGCGTTCCTCGTCCTGGCGGGCATACGTCACATAGAGGTTGCCCTGGAGGGTGTGGATGCCGAAGGGCGCGAAGCCATCCGGCAGCGATGGGTCCACGAACGAGCCTTCCAGATGGACCGGGGAGAAGTGGCGATCGAAGACGTCGATGCGGCCGTGGTGGAAGTCCGTGGCGTACAGGTGCAGGCCCTCGCCGTTCCCCGCCAGCGCCAAGCCCTTGTAGACGGCGTCCGAGCCGGAGTTGTCCACCACGAGGATCGCGTGCGTGCGGTCCACGTCGGGGGACCAGGCTCCCAGCGTTCCTTGCTCCGTGGCGAAGATGAAGCGACTGGGGCCCTCGGCGGAGCCTTGATGGATGACGAAGTCCTCGGAGCCGTTGAAGACGACGCCCGTGGGACTGGCGTCTCCCGTGTCTCCAGGCGGCGTGGGAATGGTCACGATGGGAGCCTGCGGCTTCCCATTGCCATCCAGGGGTGTCGCGCGCCCTGTTCCGTTGTCCGCGACCCAGGCGAAGCCGAAGGGATTGAACGCGACGCCCCAGGGGTTCACCAGGTTCTTGTCGACGTGCTCCGCCTCCTGCGCGCCGTCAGAGGTGAGGTCGTGCTGCACATAGGCGTTGGGCTGGGCCCAGAGGCCCGCCGCGAGAGCCAACCCCGACGTCGTTCCCAGGATGAGGCCGAGGGGAATCCAATGCCGCTGACGCTGCCGTGGAGACCGTGCGGAACTCATGTGCTCCTCCCTTCGGAATCACGGGCGCGCAGCACGCGCACACCGCTGGGAGGTCAATGTGGGTGGCGGACCCGGGACACGGCAATGCGCCCCGGTGTCTCGGGTTCTGGACACTGGCCGCCAATGACAGGGATTGGCGGGAGGGAAGGAGGGGCGCGCGAGGGCCCGTCGAGTCGCTCGGGTTCAGTTCACTGGATGGTGAGGTTGGCCCGGTTGAGCATCATGCTGGTGTGGATGGCGCAGAAGTAGGGGACGAAGGTCCCGCTCACCGCGTCCGCGGGAATCGTGAACGTGGTCTGTCCCATGAAGGGGCCCGTGTCGAAGACGATGGTTCCCACGGGCCCGGGGATGAACGTGTCCGGGAGCGTCTGGCTCGTCACCGTGTGCGGGACGGGGTCCATGTTGATGACCGTGATGGTCGCGCCCGCGGGGACGATGAGGTTGGCCGGGCTGAAGGCGAAGTTCTGGATGGTGATGGTGGTGCCGATGACGCCGGCGTCCCCATCCGTGGGGGCGGGCGGGGTGGTGGGGGGCGGTGGATAGCCGGCGGGGTCGGTGTTCCTGTCGTTGCAGGCGGTCAATGTCAGACACGCCAAGATCACGCCACACGCCGCCCACGAACTTCTTCTCATGACTGCATTCCTCTCAGAGAGTCTCCGAGAAGAATGGCCCCTGGCCCCCCGAGGGCAAGGTGCTCCCCAGGGGTACTGCGATGTCCCCTGGTGTGTGGAGCCCGGCGCGTGCCGCGTCAGGGAATGTACTTTTCCACGGAGCGCAGCGGCCCCGTGGCTTCGTTGACGCCGCCGACGATGAGGACCCCGCCTCCATTGATGAGCGTGGCCGCGTGGTAGCTGCGGCCCACTGTCATGGATGGAATCCGGACCCACTCGTCGCTCGCCGGGAGATAGAGCTCGGCGGTCCGGAGCATGGCCGTCGTCGCGGTCTGTCCGCCTGTGACGAGCACCGCGCCCGAGCTCAGGAGGGTGGCCGTGTGGAACCGGCGCCCCTCATGCAGAGTCCCCGCGACATGCCAGGTCCCGGTGGCCGGGTCATACCGGTCACACGACATGTCCGGCGCGCTGTTGATGTTCGAGCCCGCGAGCAGGACTTGCCCGGACGTCAGCAGCGTGGCGGTGTGCGAGCTGCGGGAGACCGCGGTCTGTCCCGGGACGGGCGCCCAGGTGTTCTTGCTCGGGTCATACAGGTCCGCCGTCATCACGGGAGGGCCCTCGTTGAATCCCCCGGTGACGAGCACCGCGCCGCCGTCCAGGCTCACCGCCGCGGGCGCGTTCCGGGCGTACGTCATCGTCCCTGTGGTGACCCAGGTGCCGGACCCCGGGTTGTAGACCTCGGCGGAGTCCTCGGCGTTTCCCTGCGCGGGACCGCCGCCCGCCACGAGCACCTTTCCCGAGGGGAGCAGGGCCGCGATGTGCGTGGCGCGGGCCTTCAGCATCGAGCCCGTGGGGGTCCAGGTGTTTGCCCCCGGGGTGAACAGGTCGGCGGTATTCACCGCGATCTGGTTGTTGAGTCCGCCCACCACGAGCACTCGGCCATCCGGCAGCTCCGTGGCCGTGTGACTCTCACGCCCACTCGACATCGTGCCGGCGTCGATCCAGGAATCCGTCTCGGGCGTGTACAGCTCCGCGGTGGCCAGCGTCGTGCCCCCGTTGTTTCCGCCCACCACCAGCACGCGGCCGTCCTTCAGGCGCGTGGCGGTATGCGCGATGCGCGGCATGCCCATCGACTTCATCGTCTCCCAGTGACCGAGGCCCGCGTCTGGGCTGGCACCACCGTCCGTGCCTCCATCGGTCCCGCTGTCCGCGCCGCCATCGGTGCCGCTTCCGGTGCTCGCGTCGGGGCCGCCATCTCCCCGAGGCGTCCCCGCGTCCCCTCCGTCCGCGGAGGTGTCAGGGCAGAGGGTGGGGTCCCGCTTGCACGCGTTCCGCTCCTCTTCGTCAAAGTCGATGCACGCGCTGAGCTGGAGCATCACGGCCAATGCCAGACACAGGGCGCTCCCCGGGGTACGCTTCACGGCCACCTCCAGGTCACGAACGCGGACTTGCCATCCGTGTCCACACTCGGGAGACCGGAGTCCGAGGGGCCTCCCAGCCAATACATCCCGGTCGCGATCCCGAGCCCCACCACGCCCACCGTCAGCAAGCCCACGCCGACCGTCTGGAGGTTACGGCCCCGCGACGCCACCGCGGTGACGTCCTGGTTCGTCCGAATGCTGCTGTCGCCATTGCGCAGCTTCGCCTTCTCTCCATGGGCCAATCCCCAGGACACCCCGCCCGCCACCGCGAGCGCGCCGCCCGCGATGGCGGGAATGAGGGCCTTGCTGCGCAACGTCGAGGGTGGGGGTGGGGGTGGAGGTGGCGGCTTGGGCGGGGTCTTCGCCAGCTCTGCCTGGACCTGTCTGCGCACGTCCTCGAAGAGCATCCGCAGCTTCGGGGAGACCTGCACGGGCAGTTGCGCCTCGGGGCGGAGGAACAGCGCGGCCTTGAAGGCGGCGTTGGCCTGCTCCTGCTTGCCTCGGCCGAGTTCCGCCAGCACGACGCCTTCGTAGAGCGACAGCGCCACGTCATCATCCGGGCCCTGCGCCACCCGCTTCGCGCGGTTGATCTGCTCGAGGGCCCGCTCGTACTCGAGGTCCTCGATGAGCCGGCTCGTGGAGAGGAGGTAGGCCTGGACGTTCTGGGAGACCTCGGCGCGGGTCAACGCAGGGGCGAGCAGCGCGAGGCACAGGCACAGCCTCAATAGCCCGCGCCATGTCCCGGAACCCCATGGCGGGACTTCTCGGGGACGAACCTTCATGGAGTCCGACACGCGCAGGTTCATGGATGCCTCTCCCGCAGCAATCCATGCGCTATTTCAAGAGCCGAAACAAGAGCGAAGGCCGACATCCAAGGAAGTCGTTGTGCTGCGCAATATTTTCGGTGAGTGCGCGCGCAACGGTCCAAGCGCCAGTGGCCTCATCTCCTGGGGCGAGGGATAAGCTTCGGACTCCTTCCACTCGGAACGTGCGCATGCCTCCCAACCTCGACCCCACTGCCATTGACACCGAGCGCCTCACGATGCGGCGCCCTCGCCTGGAAGACTTCGAGGAGGCGCTCGCGATGTGGGGGGACCCGGCGGTGACTCGCTTCATCACGGGTAAGGCGGCCACTCGCGAGGAGATGTGGAACCGCCTGCTGCGTTACGTGGGCCACTGGGAGCTGATGGGCTACGGGTTCTGGGTGGTGCGTGAGAAGAGCACCGGGAAGTTCGCTGGAGAGGTGGGGCTCGCGGACTTCCGCCGCGACATCGAGCTGTCCTTCGATGGTGCGAAGGAGATGGGCTGGGTGTTGTCCTCGGAGTTCCACGGCAAGGGCTTCGCCACGGAGGCGATGACCGCGGCGCTGAAGTGGGTGGAGGGGCGCTTCGGTCCGGAGCGCGTGGTCTGCATCATCGACCCGGGCAACGAGCCGTCCCGCAAGGTGGCGCTCAAGGTCGGGTTCCGCGAGTGCGCGCGCGGCAGCTACAAGGGATCGCCCACGGTGATGTACGAGCGACTCCCTGGCGGGAAGTGACGCCCTACGTCGCCGCCTGTAGGTCGGCGATGAAGGGCTCGGGCTCCTCCAGCGAGACGAAAATTCGGCGGGCCCGCACGGGAAGCCCCAGGACGCTCACGCGGTGGGGCTCGCGCAGGTCCACCGCGACGACGTTCTGACGCGCGCCAATCAACCCCACGGTGCCCACTCCGACCCGCCAGCCAATGCCTCCGAGCATGGGCCACTCCGCGCGGGCCGCGCCGAGGATGTCGGTGCGCGGGATGCGGGCCTCGAAGAAGCCGAAGCGGAAGGTCACGACGTCCGGCGTCACGTCGACGAAGGAGCGCTCACTCGTTCCTCCGAAGAGGACGAGCAACGGACTCCAGGCCCCGCGCTTGATGGCATGCCGCATGACTCGTCTCCCAAAAGTGGCGGGTGAACAGTAGCACCCGGCTCGCCGCGCGGGCTGTGGTGGGGTTCCGGCAGGTTGCTCCACGCGGGGCACTCTCGTGTGGACTACGGCCGTGCGAAGCCTGTGGGCGGGCGACTCTTCCCCAGGGCGTTTCGAAGTGGACGCCCCAGCGGACTCATGCCGGGTGGTACGAGTGATGTGGTGTGCCGCGATGAATGCCCGGGCTCTTGCCCGCGGTTACACTCCCGCCCATGAACTCCAGCCCTTCCGGCCGTGCGTCCGTCGTCGTGGCGGAGCTGGGGCCCACCAACACCGGGAAGACCCATCGGGCCATCGAGCGCATGCTGGAGCATGACTCGGGGATGATGGGGCTGCCGCTCCGGCTGCTGGCCCGCGAGGTCTACGACCGGGTGACCGCCCGAGTCGGCGAGGGTCGCGTGGCGCTGATGACCGGAGAGGAGAAGCGCCTGCCTCCCCGCCCGGACTATTGGATCTGCACGGTCGAGGCGATGCCGATGGACCGGACCGTCGACTTCCTCGCCGTGGATGAAATCCAGCTCGCGGCGCACCGTGAGCGCGGACATGTCTTCACGGACCGGCTGCTGCACGCACGTGGTCGCAAGGAGACGTGGTTCCTGGGCGCGGAGACCCTGCGCCCCATGGTGCAGTCGCTCATCCCGCACGTCTCCGTGAAGCGCGCGACCCGCTTGTCCCAGCTGCGCTATTCCGGGCGCCGCTCGCTGAAGAGCCTGCCGCCCCGCTCGGCGGTGGTCGCGTTCTCCGCGGACCGCGTGTACGAGCTGGCCGAGTCGCTGCGCCGCCTCCGAGGGGGTGTCGCGGTGGTGCTGGGCGCGCTGTCGCCTCGGACGCGCAATGCCCAGGTGGCGATGTACCAGTCGGGCGAAGTCCAATACCTGGTGGCCACGGATGCCATTGGCATGGGGCTCAACCTGGACCTGCATCACGTCGCGTTCGCGTCGCTCTCCAAATACGACGGCGCCGAGCAACGCGACCTCTTCCCAGACGAGCTGGCGCAGATTGCCGGGCGCGCGGGCCGGCACCTCAACGACGGCACCTTCGGGACCCTCAACACGCTGCCGGAGCTGTCTCCTCGCATCGTGTCCGCCGTGGAGACCCACCAGTTCCCCGCGGTGCGCAGACTCATCTGGCGCAACGCCCAGCTCGACTTCTCCACCTCGGAGGCCTTGCTCGACTCGCTGTCTCGCGCACCCCAGCACTCGGCATTCGTTCGCGTGGAGCGCGCGGATGACTTCGATGCGCTGAAGGACCTGTCGCAGGTGCCCGCCATCCGCGACCTCATCACCGAGCCCGCGTCGGTCGAGCTGCTGTGGCAGGTCTGCCAGATTCCCGACTTCCGCAAGGGGCTCTTTGGTCAGCACGTGGCGCTGCTGCGCGAGACGTTCCTGCAGCTCTCCGAGGGCGACGGCACGCTCGAGACCTCGTGGCTGGCGAAGCAGGTCGCGCCGCTCGATGACGTCTCGGGAGACATCCACACGCTGATGGACCGGCTGGCCGCCATCCGCATCTGGACATACATCAGTCAGCGGTCGAGCTGGCTGCATGACGCCGAGCACTGGCAGGAGCGCACGCGCCACATCGAGGATGCGCTGGGCGATGCCCTCCACGAGCGACTCGTGGAGCGCTTTGTTCAGCGGGCCGCGCGTCGCAGTGCGCGTCGCTTCACGCGGGCCACCGCCGCGCGACCGGCGGCTGCGTCGGACAGCCCCTTCGCCAAGCTGGGGCTGCTGTTGGGCGACACCGCTGGCGCAGAGGGCACCCCGCTGACCGAAGAGCAGTTCGTGCAGCGCGTGGTGGACGCGACGCACGAGAGCTTCCAGGTGGATGCGGCGGGGAACATCTCGTTCGAGGATCAGCCCTTGGCGCGCCTGGTGCGCGGCGCGGACCGGCGCTCGCCGCAGCTCGCGCTCGCGGAGCCGGAGGTGTGGACGGGCGGGGCGCGGCAGCGGCTCGAACGTCGCATGCTGGCGTTGGCTCGGGACCTCGTCACCGAGGCGATGGGTGGCTTCCCCGCGGAGTCCCTCACGGGCGCGGGGCGCTCGCCCGCGACGCGGGGACTGGCGTATCGGTTGGCCGCGGGACTGGGCGTGGTGTCGCGCCACGAAGCGCGAGAGCAGTGGGAGCAACTGGACACGGAGTCGCGCGAGCGGCTGCGCGCGCTGGGCGTCCGTGAGGGGCAGCGGTTCTTCTACGTCAGCGAGTCCTTGGCCCCTCCCGCCCTGGAGCGGCGGAGCATGTTGATGTCGCTGTTCCATCAGCGTGCAGTGCCCGCCGGGATTCCGCGCGAGCCCCTCCTGGAGGTCGCGACGTTGGGCGATTGGGATGCGCGCGCGTTCGGCTACGAGGTGCTCGGGGCCGTGGCCCTGAGAATCGACATCGTCGAGCGGCTCAGCGAGGCGCTGCGTCACCCGCACGGTGGCCCTCAGGTGCAGCGGCTCCTGCAGGAGCTGCGATTGGACGGCGCGGCGCGTGCTCGCGTCTTGCGCGAGCTGGGCGGGCCTTCGGGCACAACACAAAAGAAGCGGCGCCGACGCCGGCGGGGAAAGCCTGCCCCGGCCGTTCCCAACAAGGGCGATGCGCGCGTGTGAGCGGCCTCACGCCTGGGAAGTTGGCGCCACCACGCGGCGCTGACCCAGGACTTCGAGCAGGAACGCCGCGCCCACCGCCAGCAAGAGGAGGGACAGCAGCACCCCTTGCTCGAACTGGTACGACAGCGGCAGGTTGAGGTCTGGCTCGAGGAACGGCGTGCTGGCCCAGGACAGTCCCCCGTACAGCACGAAGAAGAGTCCGGTCATCACTCCCGGACGGGCCGAGGGCCAGCGCGTGCGCGCGGCCCACAGCAGCGCAAGGAGGACGCAGCCTTCCAGCGCCGCCTGGTAGAGGAGCACGGGATGGCGGGGTGGGAGGATGCGCAGGAACTCTTCTGCGAGCCGCGGGTTCTCCCGGGCCAGGCGCGCGAGTTCGTAGCCCGGCGCATGGGCCAGGGGCGCGAGGTCGAGCGCGGCGGGAGCGACGGGCTGGAAGCCGTCGACGTTCAGCTCGGTGGGGAAGCGCAGGGCCCAAGGCACATGGGAGACGCGCCCCAAGGGCTCTCCCTCCGTGAAGGCCGCCAGGTGCCACAACAACAGGCCCACGGGGGCCAGCAGCACCAAGGCATCCGTCACCTGAAGCCATGAGCGCTGGCGCTGGCGAGCATGGAAGGCCGCGCACGCGAGGACTCCCGCGAGCACGCCGAGCACGGAAGTCCTGCTCTCGTGAAACAGGAACGAGAGGGTGCCGTCACGCGAGAAGTCATCCCACTGATGCAGGAGCACGGCCCCCGCGTGTCCGCCCAACACCACGCCCAGCAGCCCCGTGTAGAGGACAAACCCAGACACCTCGGCGGGCGCGAAAGGGCCTGCTCCTCGCGCCGCCTGGTGCTTGAGCCAGACGAACGCGAGGAGGAGCCCCGTGAGCTCCGCCGCTCCCGACCATTGCAGGGACAGCGTGTCGGAGAGACGGACGATCGAGGGAGAGAACTCGTGCAGCAGGGAGGGATTCACGGTGCCTCGGGCGGGCCGCTATTTGAAGAAGTCCTCGGCGGCGATGGTGGTGGGATTGGTCTCCACCATCTTCCGGAACGTGAGGGTGTAGGTATTGTTGTCATTGCTGATGACTTGATAGCGGAACCCGTCCAGCTTTCCATCCTTGCGCAGCCGCTCCCAATCATTGCCGTTGACGCGAATGGTGGGGCTCGAGCCGCAGCAGTTGTAGGTGACGTCCTTGGTAATGACTCCGGACGACCACGAGATGGTGGGGCATTGCTGCTCGTACGCTCCCAGTGCGACGGTGGCTGCTCCTTGATTCAATGTCTTGATACAGTCCTCGGCGCCCTGGGCTGTCCCTTGAGACAGACACAGCCAGAGCAGACACATTCCTGCCGCGAGCTTCTTCATGATGGATTTGTCCTCCTGAAACAGCGGGTCCATCTACAGATCGGGCTTCTGCTCCGAGTGCTCGGATTTGGTGTTCGACTCCTTGTTCTTCGGCTCTTTCTTGGCCGCGGCGTCGTCCTCGACCTTCAGCTTCTTGGGGGTGGGGGACCTGGCCTCCTGGGCTTCGGCCGGCGAGGGCGGCTTCGCGGTGGCGGGGGGGGACTGCGAGGGCGTCTTCTCCGTGGCGAAGGCGCTCGAGGCGACACAGACAAGGCAAACAGCCAACCAGCATTTCATGTGGACGGGTCCTTCCAGGGTCCAGCCCTATGCCAGTGAATGGGTTGAAGTAACGGCTCGTAAGGCAACGGCGAGCGTGCCCGCGCAAGGGTGGGCTCGCAATGGCCTCACTTTCGCGCTGTGTGGCCGGCGACACTTCCCGCGCGCTTGGAATGGAGATGCGGGCCCAGCCTCGTGGGCGGACGGACTGGAATGACAGCTCAGGTTCGCGAGCGCACGAGAGCCATGGGCGTCACTCCGAGCGGAGGTCGGGAGAAGAGACCGGAGTCTCTTGGGGAGCGGTGAACGGTGTGGTTGCTGCTAGCGTCGCGCGACACCTCATCGTGCGATGCGGACCGCATCGACTGGAGCATTCCGTGGACGACACCTTTGACGCTCGGCTCGAGGAGGCCCGGACGGCGCTGTCCGCGCAGGCGCCGCAAGACGCGTTCGGCCACCTCCGTCCCGTGTTGGCCTATCCCGGTGCGTCCGAGCTGGCGGTTGCCACCCAGTGGGCCGAGGCCTGGGACCTCTTCGCGCGCATCGCGGGGGCGCTGGAGGCCTCCGCGCTGGAAGGTGCCGCGCGGAACGTGGTGAAGCAGCCCACGGACGCCGAGGGCCTGTATGCGCTGGGCTTCGCGCTCGTGGACCAGGGGCTCAACGACGTCGCCGCGACGGTCCTCGCCCGAGGCCACCGCGAGGCGCCCGACTCGGTGGAGATGCTCCAGGAGTGGGTGGCCGCGCTGGAGGGAATGGGGGCTTCAGCGGAGGCGGTCCGCGTCCTTCACGCGGTTCCTCAGCTCGTGAAGGACAACCCTTTCCTCACGTACCTGCTCGCATTCAACGCGTTGATGACGGGGGACCTGCTGGAGCCGCGCACGTGCGTCGCCCGGCTCGAGGCGCGGATGGCTGAGCCCCTGGAGGACTCCGAGGAGCCCCCCTTGCCGCTCTCGGACTTGGTGGAGCGCTTGAAGGGCTGTCTGGCTCGCGCGGATGCCATTCGAGCCGTCACCCCGCTCGACACGCGGGACCTGCGGGGCTGGCACGCGGTCATCACGGGGGGCCTGTTGCTGCACCTGTCTCCCTATGGGCGCGATGAAGGCATGAATGGCCGATATGCCTTCGTGCAGGACTCCGAGCAGAACTGTCTGGAAGGCATTCATCGCGTGGCCGCGGTGCTGGCTCGGATCGAGCGCGCCGTGCCGTGCGTCTTCATCCTCCCCGAGCGTGACAGCGCCATCCTCGGGCTCGCCACCGCGCAGGTGCTGGGTCTGCGCGCGGTCCCCTGGCCGGAAGGGGGCACGGACGCGCCGGGGTTGGTGGTGGCCTATGACGTGAGCCACCTGGAGGGCTCGCTGCTGGAGCAGTTGCACGCGCACCGCCCGGGACAAGTGCTGTGGAGTCATGCGTGCCCGTGGACGGAGGCGCCGCCCTTCGCTCCCGACCTCGTCACCTTGCTCTATCAGGTGAACGTGTCTCCTTGGGCCCAGCGGCTGGTGCTCTCTCCGGATGGCCAGCAGCCCGAGCGGGCGCCGGCCGAGGAGGGGAGCGAGGCATCCCTGGCCGAGCGACTCGCCTCGCGGACACGCACGGACGAGGCTCTCGCGGACCTGCCCGAGCTGGGGGAGCTGGCGTCTGCCCTCGCGATGCAGGAGGGCTCGGGCGTGGCGGGACTCTTCCGCGAGAACGGTCGCCGGCGCCGTCAGTTCACGGACTCGCCCGTGAAGAGCAATCGCTTCGCGTGAGCGCGCCGCATGGCTGTCTACGACGCACAGGGGACTCGCGCGAGCGGTCAGCCCGAGGTGGATCGCTCCTGGAGTCGCCTGTCGGAGGGCGGGGATGTGAG from Myxococcaceae bacterium JPH2 encodes the following:
- a CDS encoding DUF488 family protein, coding for MTVRIVRLGTPRVAQEGLRIGTVRRPPRGVPAARFASDDWYDVWYPELAPSPEVVKLGQHAQTDKDWAAFTKRYRAEMAEPAASRTLDLLAALSHTADFSVGCYCEDAARCHRSVLRELFEARGARLE
- a CDS encoding nuclear transport factor 2 family protein → MKTWMLCMSLLLSGVTLAPRDAGADPSDEAAVHKPLEALLQGHSTGKVESLQQAYWPDARLTFVRDGAVQVMSIDEHFKRFADHYRSPAGKPRPDAGAWHRDIRAVQVLGTMAVATVVEDGPESRYTSYLTLLQVKGEWRIINKSFHEERKAPVLKAAP
- a CDS encoding TIGR03118 family protein; protein product: MSSARSPRQRQRHWIPLGLILGTTSGLALAAGLWAQPNAYVQHDLTSDGAQEAEHVDKNLVNPWGVAFNPFGFAWVADNGTGRATPLDGNGKPQAPIVTIPTPPGDTGDASPTGVVFNGSEDFVIHQGSAEGPSRFIFATEQGTLGAWSPDVDRTHAILVVDNSGSDAVYKGLALAGNGEGLHLYATDFHHGRIDVFDRHFSPVHLEGSFVDPSLPDGFAPFGIHTLQGNLYVTYARQDEERHDDVKGKGLGFVSVFDANGHFLRRLISQGKLNAPWGIALAPADFGSFSNRLLVGNFGDGTINAYDLATGHAEGSLESPDGTAVRIDGLWGMAFGNGVNGQPGNALFFAAGPQEEAHGVFGRLDAVPTTEPTPTPDRLSPAPAAQ
- a CDS encoding GNAT family N-acetyltransferase; translation: MPPNLDPTAIDTERLTMRRPRLEDFEEALAMWGDPAVTRFITGKAATREEMWNRLLRYVGHWELMGYGFWVVREKSTGKFAGEVGLADFRRDIELSFDGAKEMGWVLSSEFHGKGFATEAMTAALKWVEGRFGPERVVCIIDPGNEPSRKVALKVGFRECARGSYKGSPTVMYERLPGGK
- a CDS encoding helicase; translation: MNSSPSGRASVVVAELGPTNTGKTHRAIERMLEHDSGMMGLPLRLLAREVYDRVTARVGEGRVALMTGEEKRLPPRPDYWICTVEAMPMDRTVDFLAVDEIQLAAHRERGHVFTDRLLHARGRKETWFLGAETLRPMVQSLIPHVSVKRATRLSQLRYSGRRSLKSLPPRSAVVAFSADRVYELAESLRRLRGGVAVVLGALSPRTRNAQVAMYQSGEVQYLVATDAIGMGLNLDLHHVAFASLSKYDGAEQRDLFPDELAQIAGRAGRHLNDGTFGTLNTLPELSPRIVSAVETHQFPAVRRLIWRNAQLDFSTSEALLDSLSRAPQHSAFVRVERADDFDALKDLSQVPAIRDLITEPASVELLWQVCQIPDFRKGLFGQHVALLRETFLQLSEGDGTLETSWLAKQVAPLDDVSGDIHTLMDRLAAIRIWTYISQRSSWLHDAEHWQERTRHIEDALGDALHERLVERFVQRAARRSARRFTRATAARPAAASDSPFAKLGLLLGDTAGAEGTPLTEEQFVQRVVDATHESFQVDAAGNISFEDQPLARLVRGADRRSPQLALAEPEVWTGGARQRLERRMLALARDLVTEAMGGFPAESLTGAGRSPATRGLAYRLAAGLGVVSRHEAREQWEQLDTESRERLRALGVREGQRFFYVSESLAPPALERRSMLMSLFHQRAVPAGIPREPLLEVATLGDWDARAFGYEVLGAVALRIDIVERLSEALRHPHGGPQVQRLLQELRLDGAARARVLRELGGPSGTTQKKRRRRRRGKPAPAVPNKGDARV
- a CDS encoding prolipoprotein diacylglyceryl transferase, whose translation is MNPSLLHEFSPSIVRLSDTLSLQWSGAAELTGLLLAFVWLKHQAARGAGPFAPAEVSGFVLYTGLLGVVLGGHAGAVLLHQWDDFSRDGTLSFLFHESRTSVLGVLAGVLACAAFHARQRQRSWLQVTDALVLLAPVGLLLWHLAAFTEGEPLGRVSHVPWALRFPTELNVDGFQPVAPAALDLAPLAHAPGYELARLARENPRLAEEFLRILPPRHPVLLYQAALEGCVLLALLWAARTRWPSARPGVMTGLFFVLYGGLSWASTPFLEPDLNLPLSYQFEQGVLLSLLLLAVGAAFLLEVLGQRRVVAPTSQA
- a CDS encoding VOC family protein; amino-acid sequence: MAVYDAQGTRASGQPEVDRSWSRLSEGGDVRAQQCGWLKDRFGVSWQVAPAELPQLMST